Proteins from one Nakamurella multipartita DSM 44233 genomic window:
- the nuoI gene encoding NADH-quinone oxidoreductase subunit NuoI has product MSFLDPVKGFGVTFATMFKPVVTEDYPKNPEQPAPRYHGRHQLNRHPDGLEKCVGCELCAWACPADAIFVEGGDNTDEERYSPGERYGKNYQINYLRCIGCGLCIEACPTRSLTMTNEYELADDDRQRLIYTKDMLLAPLLPGMEQPPHPMRLGDEHDYYARGPELVRQAPGGGGVGGAARESEAQQAGQEVPVAAPQGADHPAAVRVRTRGQS; this is encoded by the coding sequence ATGTCGTTTCTTGATCCCGTCAAGGGTTTCGGGGTCACCTTCGCGACCATGTTCAAGCCGGTGGTCACCGAGGACTACCCGAAGAACCCGGAACAGCCCGCGCCCCGCTATCACGGGCGGCACCAGCTCAACCGGCACCCGGACGGCCTGGAGAAGTGCGTCGGCTGCGAGCTGTGCGCGTGGGCCTGCCCGGCGGACGCGATCTTCGTCGAGGGCGGCGACAACACCGACGAGGAGCGTTACTCGCCCGGCGAGCGGTACGGCAAGAACTACCAGATCAACTACCTGCGCTGCATCGGTTGCGGGTTGTGCATCGAGGCCTGCCCGACGCGCTCGCTGACCATGACCAACGAGTACGAGCTGGCCGACGACGACCGGCAGCGGCTGATCTACACCAAGGACATGCTGCTGGCCCCGCTGCTGCCGGGCATGGAGCAGCCGCCGCATCCGATGCGGCTGGGCGACGAGCACGACTACTACGCCCGCGGACCCGAGCTGGTCCGGCAGGCGCCCGGTGGCGGCGGCGTCGGCGGGGCGGCCCGTGAGTCCGAGGCCCAGCAGGCCGGCCAAGAGGTGCCGGTCGCGGCGCCGCAGGGGGCCGACCATCCCGCGGCGGTCCGGGTTCGGACGCGGGGGCAATCGTGA
- a CDS encoding NADH-quinone oxidoreductase subunit J, which yields MSVLQLAVQAMADTSTSAPNTDPGAELIAFWILAPLAVLGAIGMVFSKSAVHSALWLVLTMLSLGCLYINQNAEFLGFVQIIVYTGAIMMLFLFVLMLTGRDSGDSTFEVLRKQRIVAIVLGIGFVVLLVTGLLRALKAVPAVGLSGAYADRGPLGAIAELLFTDYLFPFELTSALLITAATGAMVLTHIEKAPGERKSQGQRVRERMRSDRMSPLPGPGVFATSSSNATPALLPDGSIAPGSVSDLVEPSESEQVARRFRSGGTLTEIESAEHPQRVEDADLGDGPVQGDAR from the coding sequence GTGAGTGTGCTGCAGCTGGCCGTCCAAGCGATGGCCGACACCTCGACCTCCGCGCCGAACACCGATCCCGGGGCCGAGCTGATCGCGTTCTGGATCCTGGCCCCGCTGGCGGTGCTGGGGGCCATCGGCATGGTGTTCTCCAAGAGCGCGGTGCACTCGGCCCTGTGGCTGGTGCTCACGATGCTGTCCCTGGGCTGCCTGTACATCAACCAGAACGCCGAGTTCCTGGGCTTCGTGCAGATCATCGTCTACACCGGCGCGATCATGATGCTGTTCCTGTTCGTGCTGATGCTGACCGGCCGGGACTCCGGCGACTCGACGTTCGAGGTGCTGCGCAAGCAGCGGATCGTGGCGATCGTCCTGGGCATCGGCTTCGTCGTGCTGCTGGTGACCGGCCTGCTGCGGGCCCTCAAGGCGGTGCCCGCGGTCGGCCTGTCCGGCGCGTACGCCGACCGGGGCCCGCTGGGCGCGATCGCCGAGCTGCTGTTCACCGACTACCTGTTCCCGTTCGAGCTGACCAGCGCGCTGCTGATCACCGCGGCCACCGGGGCGATGGTGCTGACCCACATCGAGAAGGCGCCCGGCGAGCGCAAGTCGCAGGGGCAGCGGGTGCGCGAGCGGATGCGCTCGGACCGCATGTCGCCGCTGCCCGGGCCCGGGGTGTTCGCCACCTCGTCGTCCAACGCCACCCCCGCGCTGCTGCCCGACGGGTCCATCGCCCCCGGGTCGGTGTCCGACCTGGTGGAGCCGTCGGAGAGCGAGCAGGTCGCCCGCCGCTTCCGCAGCGGCGGCACCCTCACCGAGATCGAAAGTGCCGAGCACCCGCAGCGCGTCGAGGACGCCGACCTGGGTGACGGACCGGTTCAGGGAGATGCTCGATGA
- the nuoK gene encoding NADH-quinone oxidoreductase subunit NuoK, giving the protein MSPNHYLVLSALLFGIGAVGFLVRRNAIVVFMCVELMLNAVNLSLVTFSNIWGNLNGVVFAFFLMVVAAAEVVVGLAIIMAIFRSRRSASVDDANLLKF; this is encoded by the coding sequence ATGAGCCCGAATCACTACCTGGTGCTGTCGGCGTTGCTGTTCGGCATCGGCGCGGTCGGTTTCCTGGTCCGCCGCAACGCCATCGTGGTGTTCATGTGCGTGGAGCTGATGCTCAACGCGGTGAACCTGTCCCTGGTCACCTTCTCCAACATCTGGGGCAACCTCAACGGCGTCGTGTTCGCGTTCTTCCTGATGGTCGTCGCCGCCGCCGAGGTCGTGGTCGGCCTGGCGATCATCATGGCCATTTTCCGCAGCCGGCGCAGCGCATCGGTCGACGACGCGAACCTGCTGAAGTTCTAG
- the nuoL gene encoding NADH-quinone oxidoreductase subunit L, whose translation MLGASVLLIALPLAGAIVLLVGGRLLDRVGHLIGCATVLAAFVLGVAIFFHVQGQPAADQLNTVTVFTWMQSGRLDIDFGLLVDPLSITFVLLITGVGSLIHIYSIGYMSHDADRRKFFAYLNLFVAAMLLLVLGDSFVTLYAGWEGVGLASYLLIGFWSDRPAAATAAKKAFIMNRVGDVGLALAIFLMFKEMGTVSYDGVFSHIDQLAEQSPGTVTVIALLLLLGACGKSGQVPLQAWLPDAMEGPTPVSALIHAATMVTAGVYLIARCSPIYDVTADGSLVVAIIGTVTLLVGCIGGCAKDDIKKVLAYSTVSQIGYMFLAVGLGAGVYALGILLLLCHGFFKAGLFLGAGSIMHAMNDDVDMRRYGGLARRLPITFATMACGYLAIIGFPLFDGFYAKDPIIEAAFAAGGVKGWLLGSAALIGAGITAFYMTRLMIMTFFGEPRWKQLTSTDGTGRAYEPHEAPAVMTIPMIILAVGSVGAGAFFAINDRLANWLAPSVGPYEEPHPPFPAIVVTIATLAVVAVGVFIAYWFIGRRPVPVTPPMPVPAIVTLARNDVGGNAINETLFARPGIWLSRASVYADARGVDGLVNGTAAALGGLSGRWRRWQNGYVRSYALSMFAGTLVVVLMLLLVRSA comes from the coding sequence CTGCTCGGAGCCTCCGTGCTCCTCATCGCGCTCCCGCTGGCCGGCGCCATCGTGCTGCTGGTCGGCGGACGGCTGCTGGACCGGGTGGGGCACCTCATCGGCTGCGCCACGGTGCTGGCCGCCTTCGTGCTCGGCGTGGCGATCTTCTTCCACGTCCAGGGCCAGCCGGCGGCCGACCAGCTGAACACGGTCACCGTCTTCACCTGGATGCAGTCGGGCCGCCTGGACATCGACTTCGGGCTGCTGGTCGACCCGCTGTCGATCACCTTCGTGCTGCTGATCACCGGGGTCGGATCGCTGATCCACATCTACTCGATCGGCTACATGTCGCACGACGCCGACCGGCGCAAGTTCTTCGCCTACCTGAACCTGTTCGTGGCGGCCATGCTGCTGCTGGTGCTGGGCGACTCCTTCGTCACCCTGTACGCCGGCTGGGAGGGTGTCGGCCTGGCGTCCTACCTGCTGATCGGGTTCTGGTCGGACCGGCCGGCCGCGGCCACCGCGGCCAAGAAGGCCTTCATCATGAACCGGGTCGGTGACGTCGGCCTGGCCCTGGCCATCTTCCTGATGTTCAAGGAGATGGGGACCGTCTCCTACGACGGCGTCTTCTCCCACATCGACCAGCTCGCCGAGCAGTCGCCGGGCACGGTCACCGTCATCGCCCTGCTCCTGCTGCTGGGCGCCTGCGGCAAGTCCGGTCAGGTGCCGCTGCAGGCGTGGTTGCCCGACGCGATGGAGGGCCCGACCCCGGTGTCGGCCCTGATCCATGCGGCCACCATGGTCACCGCCGGCGTGTACCTGATCGCCCGGTGCTCGCCGATCTATGACGTCACCGCCGACGGCAGCCTGGTCGTCGCCATCATCGGCACCGTCACCCTGCTGGTCGGCTGCATCGGTGGGTGCGCCAAGGACGACATCAAGAAGGTCCTGGCCTACTCGACCGTCTCGCAGATCGGCTACATGTTCCTGGCCGTCGGCCTCGGCGCCGGGGTGTACGCCCTGGGCATCCTGCTGCTGCTGTGCCACGGCTTCTTCAAGGCCGGCCTGTTCCTCGGGGCCGGCTCGATCATGCACGCGATGAACGACGACGTGGACATGCGCCGCTACGGCGGCCTGGCCCGGCGGCTGCCGATCACCTTCGCCACCATGGCCTGCGGCTACCTGGCCATCATCGGCTTCCCGCTGTTCGACGGCTTCTACGCCAAGGACCCGATCATCGAGGCGGCGTTCGCGGCCGGGGGCGTCAAGGGCTGGCTGCTGGGCTCGGCCGCGCTCATCGGCGCCGGCATCACGGCGTTCTACATGACCCGGTTGATGATCATGACCTTCTTCGGTGAGCCGCGCTGGAAGCAGCTCACGTCCACTGATGGGACCGGCCGGGCGTACGAGCCGCACGAGGCGCCGGCCGTGATGACCATCCCGATGATCATCCTGGCCGTCGGCTCGGTCGGCGCCGGTGCCTTCTTCGCCATCAACGATCGCCTGGCCAACTGGCTGGCCCCGTCGGTCGGCCCCTACGAGGAGCCGCACCCGCCGTTCCCGGCCATCGTCGTCACCATCGCGACGCTGGCCGTGGTGGCCGTCGGCGTGTTCATCGCCTACTGGTTCATCGGCCGGCGGCCGGTTCCGGTCACCCCGCCGATGCCGGTCCCGGCGATCGTCACCCTGGCCCGCAACGATGTCGGGGGCAACGCCATCAACGAGACCCTGTTCGCCCGGCCCGGCATCTGGTTGTCCCGGGCGTCGGTGTACGCCGATGCCAGGGGGGTCGACGGGCTGGTCAACGGCACCGCCGCCGCCCTCGGCGGGCTGTCCGGCCGCTGGCGCCGCTGGCAGAACGGTTACGTCCGCTCCTACGCCCTGTCGATGTTCGCGGGCACCCTGGTCGTGGTGCTCATGCTGCTTTTGGTGAGGTCGGCATGA
- a CDS encoding NADH-quinone oxidoreductase subunit M yields the protein MNSWYLVVLIFLPVVGALVLAAMSGAPEKTVKLIALVFSLAELAVVVALWMSYRAATTDAASQLDVPFRETFSVTWIPYFGINFSLGVDGISLTMIALIAVLMPIVLGASWEEKLPAGRTIGGYFALLLVLQGAMVGVFAATNVFVFYVMFEVMLIPMYFLVGAFGGVRRAYAATKFFLYSLLGGLLMLASVIGLYVASGQVLGQGTFDWVTLQSIAAQIPESTQMWIFAGFAIAFAIKAPLVPLHTWLPDAGTEAPVGAGTLLVGVLDKVGTFGFLRICLPLLPAASSKLAWLIILLAVIGILYGAIVAAGQTDLKRFVTFTSIAHFGFIALGVFAFTTQSIAGAALYMVNHGIATGLLFLIVGMLTARGGSKLVGDYGGVWKVAPILGGFFLVAALATIAMPGTNSFISEFLVLIGTFSRHPAWAVLATIGIVLAAVYMLWIFQRTMTGPVRGAAVVGGRGPEDRLADGTEGGAVGGTGEHGDVAPALTPLPVGAAAVGGQPHAAGAAAHAEPGGHGARTKVKALFGDLNAREITVLTPLVLLVILLGVYPQPVLDVINPTAERTMVDAGYTDPVPAIDAPLGGGQ from the coding sequence ATGAACTCCTGGTACCTGGTCGTCCTGATCTTCCTGCCGGTCGTCGGCGCGCTGGTGCTGGCCGCCATGTCCGGGGCTCCGGAGAAGACGGTCAAGCTGATCGCGCTGGTCTTCTCGCTGGCCGAGCTGGCGGTGGTGGTCGCCCTGTGGATGTCCTACCGGGCGGCGACCACCGACGCGGCGTCGCAGCTGGACGTGCCGTTCCGGGAGACCTTCTCGGTCACCTGGATCCCGTACTTCGGCATCAACTTCAGCCTCGGCGTGGACGGCATCTCGCTGACCATGATCGCGCTGATCGCGGTGCTGATGCCGATCGTGCTGGGCGCCTCGTGGGAGGAGAAGCTGCCGGCCGGCCGGACCATCGGCGGTTACTTCGCGCTGCTGCTGGTCCTGCAGGGCGCGATGGTGGGCGTGTTCGCGGCCACCAACGTCTTCGTGTTCTACGTGATGTTCGAGGTCATGCTGATCCCGATGTACTTCCTGGTCGGCGCGTTCGGCGGGGTCCGCCGGGCCTACGCGGCGACCAAGTTCTTCCTGTACTCGCTGCTCGGCGGCCTGCTCATGCTGGCCTCGGTGATCGGCCTGTACGTGGCCTCCGGGCAGGTGCTGGGCCAGGGCACCTTCGACTGGGTCACGCTGCAGTCGATCGCCGCCCAGATCCCCGAGTCGACCCAGATGTGGATCTTCGCCGGCTTCGCCATCGCGTTCGCGATCAAGGCGCCGCTGGTGCCGTTGCACACCTGGTTGCCCGACGCCGGTACCGAGGCGCCGGTCGGCGCCGGGACGCTGCTGGTCGGCGTGCTGGACAAGGTCGGCACGTTCGGCTTCCTGCGGATCTGCCTGCCGCTGCTGCCGGCGGCCAGCAGCAAGCTGGCCTGGCTCATCATCCTGCTGGCCGTGATCGGCATCCTGTACGGCGCGATCGTGGCGGCCGGCCAGACGGACCTCAAGCGGTTCGTCACGTTCACCTCGATCGCCCACTTCGGCTTCATCGCCCTGGGCGTGTTCGCCTTCACCACCCAGTCGATCGCCGGTGCGGCGCTCTACATGGTCAACCACGGCATCGCCACCGGCCTGCTGTTCCTGATCGTCGGCATGCTCACCGCCCGCGGTGGCAGCAAGCTCGTCGGCGACTACGGCGGGGTGTGGAAGGTGGCGCCGATCCTGGGCGGCTTCTTCCTCGTCGCCGCCCTGGCCACCATCGCCATGCCCGGCACCAACTCGTTCATCTCCGAGTTCCTGGTGCTCATCGGCACCTTCTCCCGGCACCCGGCCTGGGCCGTGCTGGCCACCATCGGCATCGTGCTGGCCGCGGTCTACATGCTGTGGATCTTCCAGCGGACGATGACCGGACCGGTGCGCGGCGCGGCCGTGGTCGGCGGTCGCGGACCGGAGGACCGGCTCGCCGACGGCACCGAGGGCGGTGCGGTGGGCGGGACCGGCGAGCACGGTGACGTCGCACCCGCGCTGACCCCGTTGCCGGTGGGCGCGGCGGCCGTCGGCGGGCAGCCGCACGCCGCCGGCGCCGCGGCGCACGCCGAACCGGGTGGGCACGGCGCGCGGACCAAGGTCAAGGCGCTCTTCGGGGACCTGAACGCCCGGGAGATCACGGTGCTGACCCCGCTGGTGCTGCTGGTGATCCTGCTCGGCGTGTACCCGCAGCCGGTCCTGGACGTGATCAACCCGACGGCGGAACGAACCATGGTCGATGCCGGGTACACCGATCCGGTGCCCGCGATCGACGCGCCGCTGGGAGGCGGACAGTGA
- the nuoN gene encoding NADH-quinone oxidoreductase subunit NuoN, translating to MTVLQTAAVQTAAAFAQAPTDPITAPTISFSLTAPVLIALGGAILGILFEALLPRRVRYPVQVVLALLTVAAALVWTLLGANRGDVGVTFGGALAVDTATYVMWGVLLVLALPSLLLMADKVSEPGGSFVAQAAARIGSHRDRLATRVSAPMQTEVFPLALFAVAGMMIFPAATDMVTLFVALEVLSLPLYLLCGLARRRRLISQESAVKYFLLGAFTSAIFAYGLAMLYGYCGSTQFAAVAAQARAGDSSDVLLLGGLALVIVGLLFKASVGPFHLWTPDVYQGAPTPVTAFMAACTKVAAFAAMLRVCLVALEPMTWTWQPVLAIIAGASMVIGSVIGITQTDMKRMLAYSSVAHAGFILLGVISMSEAGASATMFYLLTYGMATIGAFAILTVVRKGDGEASHVGDWAGMAKRSPVLAASMSLFLLSFAGIPLTAGFIGKLSVFTAAMQAGLGPWVVLAMIATAITAFFYLRIVVVMYFADPVTTSPTPAPVAVAAGGGQPSAAVGERRFLAAGAGAPDAPFVVVPGLLTVIVIAVAVIVTLGLGLFPGPVLDLLTIPVPLLS from the coding sequence ATGACGGTGCTCCAGACTGCCGCGGTGCAGACCGCGGCCGCGTTCGCGCAGGCCCCGACCGATCCGATCACCGCCCCGACGATCAGCTTCAGCCTGACCGCGCCGGTGCTGATCGCGCTGGGCGGCGCGATCCTGGGCATCCTGTTCGAGGCCTTGCTGCCGCGGCGGGTGCGCTACCCGGTCCAGGTGGTGCTGGCCCTGCTGACGGTGGCCGCGGCGCTGGTCTGGACCCTGCTGGGGGCCAACCGCGGTGACGTCGGGGTGACCTTCGGTGGCGCGCTGGCCGTGGACACCGCGACCTACGTGATGTGGGGCGTGCTGCTGGTGCTGGCCCTGCCGTCGCTGCTGTTGATGGCCGACAAGGTGTCCGAGCCCGGCGGCTCCTTCGTGGCCCAGGCCGCGGCCCGGATCGGCTCGCACCGGGACCGGTTGGCCACCCGGGTCTCGGCGCCGATGCAGACCGAGGTCTTCCCGCTGGCCCTGTTCGCGGTGGCCGGGATGATGATCTTCCCGGCGGCCACCGACATGGTGACCCTGTTCGTCGCCCTCGAGGTGCTCTCGCTGCCGCTGTACCTGCTGTGCGGGCTGGCCCGCCGGCGCCGCCTCATCTCGCAGGAGTCGGCGGTCAAGTACTTCCTGCTCGGGGCGTTCACCTCGGCGATCTTCGCCTACGGCCTGGCCATGCTCTACGGCTACTGCGGTTCCACCCAGTTCGCCGCGGTGGCCGCGCAGGCCCGGGCCGGCGACAGCAGCGACGTGCTGCTGCTGGGCGGCCTGGCCCTGGTGATCGTCGGGCTGCTGTTCAAGGCCTCCGTCGGCCCGTTCCACCTGTGGACCCCGGACGTCTACCAGGGTGCGCCGACTCCGGTGACCGCGTTCATGGCCGCGTGCACCAAGGTCGCCGCGTTCGCCGCGATGCTGCGGGTCTGCCTGGTCGCGCTGGAGCCGATGACCTGGACCTGGCAGCCGGTGCTGGCCATCATCGCCGGCGCGTCGATGGTGATCGGGTCGGTGATCGGGATCACCCAGACCGACATGAAGCGCATGCTGGCCTACTCGTCGGTGGCCCACGCCGGGTTCATCCTGCTCGGCGTGATCTCGATGTCCGAGGCCGGTGCCTCGGCGACGATGTTCTACCTGCTCACCTACGGCATGGCCACCATCGGCGCCTTCGCCATCCTGACCGTGGTCCGCAAGGGCGACGGGGAGGCCTCGCACGTGGGGGACTGGGCCGGGATGGCCAAGCGCTCTCCCGTGCTGGCTGCGTCGATGAGCCTGTTCCTGCTGTCCTTCGCCGGCATCCCGCTGACCGCCGGGTTCATCGGCAAGCTGTCGGTGTTCACCGCCGCCATGCAGGCCGGGCTGGGCCCGTGGGTGGTGCTGGCGATGATCGCCACCGCCATCACCGCGTTCTTCTACCTGCGGATCGTCGTGGTCATGTACTTCGCCGACCCGGTGACGACCAGCCCGACGCCCGCACCGGTGGCCGTCGCCGCCGGCGGCGGCCAGCCGTCGGCCGCGGTCGGGGAGCGCCGCTTCCTGGCCGCCGGGGCCGGCGCGCCGGACGCCCCGTTCGTCGTCGTGCCGGGCCTGCTCACGGTGATCGTCATCGCCGTGGCGGTCATCGTCACCCTGGGGCTCGGCCTGTTCCCGGGTCCGGTGCTCGATCTGCTGACCATCCCGGTCCCCCTGCTGTCGTGA
- a CDS encoding polyprenyl synthetase family protein produces MLAGIQLTDPDLSARVAAGLGRVEDLLERELISEFSFVTEAASHLMHAGGKRFRPLFTLVAAGVGPRPDAEEVVVASAVVELIHLATLYHDDVMDEAQIRRGAKSANARWDNSIAILTGDFLFAHASRLVASLGEDAVRIIAETFAELVTGQTRETVGPGPDEDPIDHHLRVLDEKTASLIDTCARYAGIFSGAPEEHVLALRRYGRAVGVAFQISDDILDICSTDSGKTPGTDLREGVRTLPALYTLGDPAADPRLRELVAGPIRSETDLAEAVTLLTASPGMATARQTLSGYADAAAAELALLPDSSAKDALASLVRYVMDRTR; encoded by the coding sequence ATGCTCGCCGGCATCCAGCTCACCGACCCCGACCTGTCGGCGCGCGTGGCCGCGGGCCTGGGTCGGGTCGAGGACCTGCTCGAACGCGAACTGATCAGCGAGTTCAGCTTCGTCACCGAGGCCGCCTCGCACCTGATGCACGCCGGCGGCAAACGCTTCCGCCCCTTGTTCACCCTGGTCGCCGCCGGCGTCGGGCCCCGCCCCGACGCCGAGGAAGTGGTCGTCGCCTCCGCGGTGGTGGAGCTGATCCACCTGGCCACGCTCTACCACGACGACGTCATGGACGAGGCGCAGATCCGGCGCGGCGCCAAGTCGGCCAACGCCCGCTGGGACAACTCGATCGCCATCCTGACCGGCGACTTCCTGTTCGCGCACGCCTCCCGGCTGGTCGCCAGCCTGGGTGAGGACGCAGTGCGGATCATCGCCGAGACGTTCGCCGAGCTGGTCACCGGCCAGACCCGGGAGACGGTCGGACCGGGCCCGGACGAGGACCCGATCGACCATCACCTGCGGGTGCTGGACGAGAAGACCGCGTCGCTGATCGACACCTGTGCCCGCTACGCCGGGATCTTCTCCGGCGCCCCGGAGGAGCACGTGTTGGCGCTGCGCCGGTATGGCCGGGCGGTCGGGGTGGCCTTCCAGATCTCCGACGACATCCTGGACATCTGCTCCACCGACTCGGGCAAGACCCCCGGCACCGACCTGCGCGAAGGGGTGCGGACGCTGCCCGCGCTGTACACCCTGGGCGATCCGGCGGCCGACCCGCGGCTGCGCGAGCTGGTCGCCGGCCCGATCCGGTCCGAGACCGACCTGGCCGAGGCGGTCACCCTGCTGACGGCCTCGCCGGGCATGGCCACCGCGCGGCAGACGCTGTCCGGCTACGCCGACGCGGCCGCCGCCGAGCTGGCCCTGCTGCCCGATTCGTCGGCCAAGGACGCGCTGGCCTCACTGGTGCGCTACGTCATGGACCGCACCCGCTGA
- a CDS encoding FUSC family protein yields MGARRGPAMAGESGAAPGNRAVRRLRSLAGLPPIDRAAFGAIARTELPQIARIVIVAAVGWQVCLWLGAQDPPIYAVLVPLVSLKSDPFSAFNLSWSRLVGVLIGLLLGLAVLRVMSPGLLAISVVLAASLLLGMLVRIGNQPNMQVAVSALLVFSNPDASAYGLTRLWETGVGTAVTALLTPFLFPADPRVAARAELAAIAQALTSGLRDATRIAGETGRSVLDGTREMLGVIERLDQAQERIRTMQAQITSAARSAGWSVLRRGALREVGRLEPTRQLAARSAVNIQAFAEEVMTFAERFDFDQDAQLRPDSLRELTEPLAQALDDALAGREYAAALARARAARQAFVAGEHTRVASITRRPLNRILEDLERAGTAEPPGSAGAVHDVAHQ; encoded by the coding sequence ATGGGTGCCCGGCGGGGTCCGGCGATGGCCGGTGAGTCCGGCGCCGCACCCGGGAACCGCGCCGTCCGGCGGCTGCGGAGCCTGGCCGGCCTGCCGCCGATCGACCGGGCCGCGTTCGGCGCCATCGCCCGGACGGAGCTGCCGCAGATCGCCCGGATCGTCATCGTCGCGGCCGTCGGCTGGCAGGTGTGCCTGTGGCTGGGCGCGCAGGACCCGCCGATCTACGCCGTGCTGGTGCCGCTGGTCAGCCTGAAGTCCGACCCGTTCTCCGCCTTCAACCTGTCCTGGTCCCGGCTGGTCGGCGTGCTCATCGGGCTGCTGCTGGGACTGGCCGTGCTGCGCGTCATGTCGCCGGGCCTGCTGGCCATCAGCGTGGTGCTGGCCGCGTCCCTGCTGCTGGGCATGCTGGTCCGGATCGGCAACCAGCCGAACATGCAGGTCGCGGTCTCGGCCCTGCTGGTGTTCAGCAACCCCGACGCCAGCGCCTACGGCCTGACCCGGCTGTGGGAGACCGGGGTGGGCACCGCGGTGACCGCCCTGCTCACCCCGTTCCTGTTCCCGGCCGATCCGCGGGTGGCCGCCCGGGCCGAACTCGCCGCCATCGCCCAGGCCCTTACCTCGGGCCTGCGCGACGCCACCCGGATCGCCGGAGAAACGGGCCGGTCCGTGCTGGACGGGACCCGGGAGATGCTCGGCGTGATCGAGCGGCTCGATCAGGCCCAGGAGCGGATCCGCACCATGCAGGCGCAGATCACCAGCGCCGCTCGCTCCGCGGGCTGGAGCGTGCTGCGGCGCGGCGCCCTGCGCGAGGTCGGCCGGCTGGAGCCCACCCGCCAGCTGGCCGCCCGCAGCGCGGTGAACATCCAGGCGTTCGCCGAGGAGGTGATGACCTTCGCCGAGCGGTTCGACTTCGACCAGGACGCGCAGCTGCGGCCGGACTCGTTGCGCGAGCTGACCGAGCCGCTGGCGCAGGCCCTGGACGACGCCCTGGCCGGCCGCGAGTACGCGGCCGCGCTGGCCCGGGCGCGGGCGGCCCGCCAGGCGTTCGTGGCCGGTGAGCACACCCGGGTCGCCTCGATCACCCGCCGGCCGCTCAACCGGATCCTGGAGGACCTGGAGCGGGCCGGGACGGCCGAGCCCCCGGGTTCAGCGGGTGCGGTCCATGACGTAGCGCACCAGTGA
- a CDS encoding helix-turn-helix domain-containing protein — MVRVPLTADELRRGRALGALLRQARGTRTLLDVAGAAGISPETLRKIETGRIPTPSFTTVALLASEVGMSLDEIWAELDPAGRSDPLGEAS; from the coding sequence ATGGTCCGGGTTCCCCTCACCGCCGACGAGCTGCGCCGTGGGCGCGCGCTCGGCGCCCTGTTGCGGCAGGCCCGCGGGACGCGGACCCTGCTCGACGTCGCCGGCGCGGCCGGCATCTCCCCGGAAACGCTGCGCAAGATCGAGACCGGCCGGATCCCCACCCCGTCGTTCACCACGGTCGCGCTGCTGGCCAGCGAGGTCGGCATGTCCCTGGACGAGATCTGGGCCGAGCTGGACCCGGCCGGCCGGTCCGACCCGCTGGGCGAGGCTTCCTGA
- the map gene encoding type I methionyl aminopeptidase, translating to MIQVLSPAQVEAARPVGRFVGSTLAQLRERTGPGTNLLDIDAWARELIARAGAVSCYVDYAPSFGRGPFGKVICTSVNDAVLHGLPHDYALRAGDLLTLDFAVSLNGWVADAAVSFVVGEQPDAADQRLIETTRRALAAGIAAAGPGKRIGDISHAIGTVLTGAGFRVNTEFGGHGVGTTMHQDPHVPNNGRPGRGLTLKPGMLLAIEPWVMADTDRLTVDRDGWTLRSSTGCRTAHSEHTVAITRAGAEILTQPA from the coding sequence GTGATCCAGGTGCTCAGTCCGGCCCAGGTGGAGGCGGCCCGCCCGGTCGGGCGCTTCGTCGGTTCCACCCTGGCCCAGTTGCGCGAGCGGACCGGGCCCGGCACCAACCTGCTCGACATCGACGCCTGGGCGCGGGAGCTGATCGCCCGGGCCGGCGCCGTCTCCTGCTACGTCGACTACGCCCCGTCGTTCGGCCGCGGCCCGTTCGGCAAGGTCATCTGCACCTCGGTCAACGATGCGGTGCTGCACGGCCTGCCGCACGACTACGCGCTGCGCGCGGGGGATCTGCTCACCCTGGACTTCGCGGTCAGCCTGAACGGCTGGGTGGCCGACGCCGCCGTCAGCTTCGTGGTCGGCGAGCAGCCGGACGCGGCCGACCAGCGGCTGATCGAGACCACCCGGCGGGCCCTGGCCGCCGGCATCGCGGCGGCCGGTCCCGGGAAGCGGATCGGCGACATCTCGCACGCGATCGGCACGGTGCTGACCGGCGCCGGCTTCCGGGTCAACACCGAGTTCGGCGGCCACGGCGTCGGCACCACCATGCACCAGGATCCGCACGTGCCCAACAACGGCCGGCCCGGCCGCGGCCTGACCCTCAAGCCCGGCATGCTGCTGGCCATCGAGCCGTGGGTGATGGCCGACACCGACCGGCTCACCGTGGACCGCGACGGGTGGACGCTGCGCAGCAGCACCGGCTGCCGCACCGCGCACTCCGAGCACACCGTGGCCATCACCCGGGCCGGCGCCGAGATCCTCACCCAGCCGGCCTGA